The following proteins are co-located in the Clavibacter capsici genome:
- a CDS encoding cystathionine gamma-synthase: protein MSDKHDFDTRAIHAGQDPDPTTGAVIPPLYLTSTFVQDGIGGLRGGYEYARSANPTRTGLQELLASLEKGKHAFSFASGLAAEDTLLRAITRPGDRIVLSDDVYGGTYRLLTRVLGDWGIVVETVDMSDLAAVERVLGSGPAKVLWVETPSNPLMKISDIRALADLGHAVGATVVVDNTFASPYLQQPLTLGADVVVHSTTKYLGGHSDVLGGAVILDDDALAERVGFLQFAIGAVSGPMDAWLTTRGIKTLAVRVERHSANAEEIAAFLQQHPDITAVHYPGLPEHPGHDIAKAQMSGFGGMISFQVRGGAKAARRVVEGTRVFQLAESLGGVESLISYPSEMTHASVKGTPLEVPDDLVRLSVGIESVEDLVVDLERALGKALKQGKH, encoded by the coding sequence GTGAGCGACAAGCACGACTTCGACACCCGCGCGATCCACGCCGGCCAGGACCCGGATCCGACCACGGGCGCCGTCATCCCGCCCCTGTACCTCACGAGCACCTTCGTGCAGGACGGGATCGGCGGGCTGCGCGGCGGCTACGAGTACGCGCGCAGCGCCAACCCCACGCGCACCGGCCTGCAGGAGCTGCTCGCGTCGCTCGAGAAGGGCAAGCACGCCTTCTCGTTCGCCTCGGGACTGGCCGCCGAGGACACGCTGCTGCGCGCCATCACGCGCCCGGGCGACCGCATCGTCCTGAGCGACGACGTGTACGGCGGCACCTACCGCCTCCTCACGCGCGTGCTCGGCGACTGGGGGATCGTCGTCGAGACCGTCGACATGAGCGACCTCGCCGCCGTGGAGCGCGTGCTCGGGTCCGGCCCCGCGAAGGTCCTCTGGGTCGAGACGCCGAGCAACCCGCTCATGAAGATCAGCGACATCCGCGCGCTCGCCGACCTCGGCCACGCGGTCGGCGCCACGGTCGTCGTCGACAACACGTTCGCGTCGCCGTACCTCCAGCAGCCGCTGACGCTCGGCGCCGACGTGGTCGTGCACTCCACCACCAAGTACCTGGGCGGCCACTCCGACGTGCTCGGCGGGGCCGTGATCCTCGACGACGACGCGCTCGCCGAGAGGGTCGGCTTCCTGCAGTTCGCGATCGGCGCCGTCTCCGGGCCGATGGACGCCTGGCTCACCACGCGCGGGATCAAGACGCTCGCCGTCCGCGTCGAGCGCCACTCCGCGAACGCCGAGGAGATCGCCGCGTTCCTCCAGCAGCATCCCGACATCACGGCCGTGCACTACCCGGGCCTCCCGGAGCACCCGGGCCACGACATCGCCAAGGCGCAGATGTCCGGCTTCGGCGGCATGATCTCGTTCCAGGTGCGCGGGGGAGCGAAGGCCGCGCGCCGCGTGGTCGAGGGGACGCGGGTGTTCCAGCTCGCGGAGTCGCTCGGTGGCGTCGAGTCGCTCATCAGCTACCCGTCCGAGATGACGCACGCGTCGGTCAAGGGCACGCCGCTCGAGGTGCCGGACGACCTGGTGCGCCTGTCGGTGGGCATCGAGTCCGTCGAGGACCTCGTCGTCGACCTCGAGCGCGCGCTCGGCAAGGCGCTCAAGCAGGGCAAGCACTAG
- a CDS encoding RNase H family protein, protein MTITAAADGSALGNPGPAGWAWYVDDEHWAAGGWPHATNNQGELKAVLELFRATAHLDDDLLVLCDSQYVINSVTKWMPGWKRKGWRKGDGKPVLNVELLKEIDAEIQGRRYRFEWVKGHADHPLNEAADDRARAVATAFQGRRPIPEGPGWAGHASFGSAAQATEETAAVEAEADAAADPVVAEAEAVEAEAPAQPGLFDFDAFDEEVAPEPGDTTLTIALDRDAMARLSAHARDRGVSVDEAVRELLP, encoded by the coding sequence GTGACGATCACCGCCGCGGCAGACGGATCCGCGCTCGGCAACCCCGGCCCCGCCGGCTGGGCCTGGTACGTGGACGACGAGCACTGGGCGGCAGGCGGCTGGCCGCATGCGACGAACAACCAGGGCGAGCTGAAGGCGGTGCTCGAGCTGTTCCGCGCGACCGCGCACCTCGACGACGACCTCCTCGTGCTGTGCGACAGCCAGTACGTCATCAACTCGGTCACCAAGTGGATGCCCGGCTGGAAGCGCAAGGGGTGGCGCAAGGGCGACGGCAAGCCGGTGCTCAACGTGGAGCTGCTCAAGGAGATCGACGCGGAGATCCAGGGCCGCCGCTACCGCTTCGAGTGGGTCAAGGGGCACGCGGACCACCCGCTCAACGAGGCCGCCGACGACCGGGCGCGCGCGGTCGCGACGGCGTTCCAGGGCCGACGGCCGATCCCCGAGGGGCCGGGCTGGGCCGGGCACGCGAGCTTCGGATCCGCCGCGCAGGCGACGGAGGAGACGGCGGCCGTCGAGGCCGAGGCGGACGCCGCCGCGGATCCCGTGGTCGCGGAGGCGGAGGCCGTCGAGGCCGAGGCCCCCGCCCAGCCGGGCCTGTTCGACTTCGACGCCTTCGACGAGGAGGTCGCGCCGGAGCCCGGCGACACCACCCTCACGATCGCGCTCGACCGCGACGCCATGGCTCGCCTCAGCGCCCACGCGCGCGACCGCGGGGTCAGCGTCGACGAGGCCGTGCGCGAGCTGCTTCCCTGA
- a CDS encoding LacI family DNA-binding transcriptional regulator has translation MMTTETPRGRAPSIRDVARLAGVSHQTVSRVLNDSPSLRAETRQRVLDVMEQVQYRPNRAARALVTSRSRTIGVLTSQSSQYGPASSIAAIEAAAREAGYLVTTCNLASSDEAAIKDALGHLVDQAVEGLVVVAPQVRVRDVIASMSLDVPYVTMQTAGRDTAPDLSVDQIAGARLATRHLLDLGHRDIYHLAGPQDWMEAEARMRGFLDAMSAAEVPTTAPILGDWTAEFGFYAGREMLRLRDFTAIFSSNDQMALGLIHAVRDAGLDVPRDVSIVGFDDIPEAAHFWPPLTTVRQDFEEVGRRCVALLLDGIGGSGERYSGTIMPELVVRASSGPPSM, from the coding sequence ATGATGACGACGGAGACGCCACGGGGGAGGGCGCCCAGCATCCGCGACGTCGCGCGCCTCGCGGGCGTCTCGCACCAGACGGTCTCCCGGGTCCTCAACGACTCGCCCTCGCTCCGCGCCGAGACCCGCCAGCGCGTGCTCGACGTGATGGAGCAGGTGCAGTACCGGCCCAACCGCGCGGCCCGGGCGCTCGTCACGAGCAGGTCCCGCACGATCGGGGTCCTCACCTCGCAGAGCTCGCAGTACGGCCCTGCCTCCTCCATCGCGGCCATCGAGGCGGCGGCGCGCGAGGCCGGGTACCTGGTGACCACCTGCAACCTGGCGTCGTCCGACGAGGCGGCGATCAAGGACGCGCTCGGGCACCTGGTCGACCAGGCCGTCGAGGGGCTCGTGGTCGTCGCCCCGCAGGTGCGCGTGCGCGACGTCATCGCGAGCATGTCGCTCGACGTGCCGTACGTCACGATGCAGACCGCGGGCCGCGACACCGCGCCGGACCTCTCCGTCGACCAGATCGCGGGCGCGCGCCTGGCCACGCGGCACCTGCTCGACCTCGGCCACCGGGACATCTACCACCTGGCGGGACCGCAGGACTGGATGGAGGCGGAGGCGCGGATGCGCGGCTTCCTCGACGCGATGTCCGCGGCGGAGGTGCCGACGACCGCGCCCATCCTCGGCGACTGGACCGCGGAGTTCGGCTTCTACGCGGGCCGCGAGATGCTGCGCCTGCGCGACTTCACGGCGATCTTCTCCAGCAACGACCAGATGGCGCTCGGCCTCATCCACGCCGTCCGGGACGCCGGCCTCGACGTCCCGCGCGACGTGAGCATCGTCGGATTCGACGACATCCCGGAGGCCGCGCACTTCTGGCCGCCGCTCACGACCGTCCGCCAGGACTTCGAGGAGGTGGGCCGGCGATGCGTGGCCCTGCTCCTCGACGGCATCGGCGGATCGGGCGAGCGGTACAGCGGCACGATCATGCCCGAGCTCGTCGTCCGCGCCTCCTCGGGGCCGCCCTCGATGTGA
- the araB gene encoding ribulokinase: MPSAPVSTAAEAQPGTDAESYVIGVDYGTLSGRAVVVRVSDGVELGSGVLDYPHQVMDDTLAATGAQLPPEWALQVPSDYVDVLKQAVPAAIREAGIDPARVIGIGTDFTACTMVPTLADGTPLNEVEGYADRPHAYVKLWKHHAAQSHADRINALAEERGEEWLARYGGLISSEWEFAKGLQLLEEDPELYAMMEHWVEAADWIVWQLTGSYVRNACTAGYKGILQDGEYPTREFLGALNPDFASFAEDKVAHEIGQLGSAAGTLSAEAAAWTGLPEGIAVAVGNVDAHVTAPVARAVEPGQMVAIMGTSTCHVMNSDVLTEVPGMCGVVDGGIVAGLYGYEAGQSGVGDIFAWYVKNQVPARYAEEAAAAGKSVHQHLTDLAADQPVGGHGLVALDWHSGNRSVLVDHELSGLVVGTTLTTRTEEVYRALLEATAFGTRKIVETFNASGVPVTEFIVAGGLLKNAFLMQAYSDILRLPISVITSEQGPALGSAIHAAVAAGAYPDVRVAGDAMGKVERGRYQPSEERALAYDRLYEEYSALHDYFGRGANDVMKRLKSLKREARA, from the coding sequence GTGCCCAGCGCCCCCGTGAGCACCGCAGCCGAGGCCCAGCCCGGCACGGACGCCGAGAGCTACGTCATCGGGGTCGACTACGGCACCCTCTCCGGCCGTGCCGTCGTGGTGCGCGTCTCGGACGGCGTCGAGCTCGGCTCCGGCGTCCTCGACTACCCGCACCAGGTGATGGACGACACGCTCGCCGCCACCGGCGCGCAGCTGCCGCCCGAGTGGGCGCTCCAGGTCCCGAGCGACTACGTCGACGTGCTCAAGCAGGCCGTCCCCGCCGCCATCCGCGAGGCCGGCATCGACCCCGCCCGGGTCATCGGCATCGGCACCGACTTCACGGCGTGCACCATGGTCCCCACGCTCGCCGACGGCACCCCGCTCAACGAGGTCGAGGGATACGCCGACCGCCCCCACGCCTACGTCAAGCTCTGGAAGCACCACGCCGCGCAGTCGCACGCCGACCGCATCAACGCGCTGGCCGAGGAGCGCGGCGAGGAGTGGCTCGCCCGCTACGGCGGCCTCATCTCCAGCGAGTGGGAGTTCGCCAAGGGCCTCCAGCTCCTCGAGGAGGACCCCGAGCTCTACGCGATGATGGAGCACTGGGTCGAGGCGGCCGACTGGATCGTCTGGCAGCTCACCGGCAGCTACGTCCGCAACGCCTGCACCGCCGGCTACAAGGGCATCCTCCAGGACGGCGAGTACCCGACCCGCGAGTTCCTCGGCGCCCTGAACCCCGACTTCGCCTCCTTCGCCGAGGACAAGGTCGCGCACGAGATCGGCCAGCTCGGATCCGCCGCCGGCACGCTCTCCGCCGAGGCCGCCGCCTGGACGGGCCTGCCCGAGGGCATCGCCGTCGCGGTCGGCAACGTCGACGCCCACGTCACGGCACCCGTCGCCCGCGCGGTCGAGCCCGGCCAGATGGTCGCGATCATGGGCACCAGCACCTGCCACGTCATGAACAGCGACGTGCTCACCGAGGTCCCCGGCATGTGCGGCGTCGTCGACGGCGGCATCGTCGCGGGGCTCTACGGCTACGAGGCCGGCCAGTCCGGCGTCGGCGACATCTTCGCCTGGTACGTCAAGAACCAGGTGCCCGCGCGCTACGCCGAGGAGGCCGCGGCCGCCGGCAAGAGCGTCCACCAGCACCTCACCGACCTCGCGGCCGACCAGCCCGTCGGCGGCCACGGCCTCGTCGCGCTCGACTGGCACTCCGGCAACCGCTCGGTGCTCGTCGACCACGAGCTCTCCGGCCTCGTCGTCGGCACCACGCTCACCACGCGCACCGAGGAGGTCTACCGGGCCCTGCTCGAGGCCACCGCCTTCGGCACCCGCAAGATCGTGGAGACGTTCAACGCGTCCGGCGTGCCCGTCACCGAGTTCATCGTCGCGGGCGGCCTGCTGAAGAACGCGTTCCTCATGCAGGCGTACAGCGACATCCTGCGCCTGCCGATCTCGGTCATCACGAGCGAGCAGGGTCCGGCGCTCGGCTCCGCGATCCACGCCGCCGTCGCCGCGGGCGCCTACCCCGACGTGCGCGTCGCGGGCGACGCCATGGGCAAGGTCGAGCGGGGCCGCTACCAGCCGAGCGAGGAGCGCGCGCTCGCGTACGACCGCCTGTACGAGGAGTACTCCGCGCTGCACGACTACTTCGGCCGCGGCGCCAACG